From the Candidatus Methylomirabilota bacterium genome, the window GAGCGTCCGGCCGGCGGCGTGCGGAGGCCCGCGGGCAGCCCGGCCGCATCCATGGGCTGGGCCGACCACGGCGTGTCGATGTCCCCCACCCACCACTCGACCTTGGCGGGGTCGATCCCGACATAGCGGAGAAAGTGCCGGTACCAGAGCGAGCCGCTGGCGCTCCAGCTGTACATGCCGATGCGCTTGCCCTGCAGATCCTCGGGGCGGCGCACCGGGCCGCCCTGCCGCACGTAGAGATCGCGCGCGGTGAAGTTCCGCAGGGGGAACACGGGCAGGCCCACGAAGCGATGGTCGCCCTTGTCGATCCGGTAGAGGTATTGCGCCATCGACCACTCGCCGCCCTGCACTGCCGGGTCCGACACCGCGCGGCTGATCATGTCCGCGCGCGCGGGCCACGAGCCCCGGCTTCCCAGCACCATGGTCAGCGCGATCCCCTCGGGCTTCACCTCGCCGGTGGCGAGGGGCATGATCCGCGCGTAGTCGCCGCACGTCAGCGTGATGGGCAGCATCGGGGCCTCCCGGTCAGGGTTGCAGTCATCGAGCGAAGACCTCCAGGACAGGCTGCTCTTCCCGTAAAGTCGTCAGAAGCACGGCTTCGATGGCGGGCTCGCGCAGCAGCCGCTCGGCGGTATCGCGGGCCGGCGCGCGGTCGTCGAGGGTCTCCACCTTGTTGACGACGACGATGAGCCGCGCGGCGGGGGGCACGCCCTTGCGGCCGCCGTCCGGGTGCGCGAGCACGCGCGCCACGACCTCCGGCGTCACCGTCGCCCCGGGGCGCGCCCCGCTGAGCAGGCTCACGCGCTCCGGCCGGTGCACGTGCTCGGCATCCAGCGGCGCGCCCAGGACGTCGGCCCCGACCACCAGCAGCACCAGGGTGGTCTCGACGGGAATCACCGGCTCGTGCTCGGCCGGGGCCTTGAACGGATGCATGCGCGAGCCGTCGGCCTCGGTGAGGAGGCAGGCGTCGGGGCACCAGGCGCGCAGCTCGTGGAAGCGCCCACGAGAGATGCCGGCGGTGCGCTTCGTCTCGGGGTTCGTGGGACCGGTGATGAGGACGTGGCGATGCTCGTCCAGCGCGGCCTGCAGGCGCCGGCGCGTGACCTCCGCGTCGAGAAGATGCGCGGGCGCCAGGGCGAGTTGCGAGGCGAAGATGTGCGTGGTCGTCGTCGTAATCGCGCGCCCGCCGCCCTCCGTCACCTCGCGCGCCAGTCGGAACATCGCGGCGCTCTTCCCCCCGCCGCCCACGATGCCCACGGCCTCGTCGCGCTTGAGACCCAGCGCGGCGCTCAGCGGCTGCCGGGCCGTCACTGGACCACCTGGTCCGCCCGCATGAGCACCGGATGGGGAACCGTTAGGCCGATCTCCTTGGCGGTTTTGAGATTGATGGCGAAATGCAAGCGATCCATCTGCTCCACCGGAATGTCGCCGGGCACAGTGCCCTTGAGCACCCGCTGGACATGCTTGGCCGCGAGCTTGCCGACCGCGCGAAAGCTGATGCCGTAGCTGGCGAGCGCCCCCCGGGCGACGGTCGACGTGTCCGTGAACATCGTGGCGAATCGCTTTTCCCGTGCGGTCTCGATGATCATGTCGACCTGGCTCGTCACCATCGCGTCCGGCACATAGAACAGCGCCTCGACCTCACCCGGCTTGATCGCACGCACCGCCGTACGCAGCTCGTCCGGCGTGGCGACACGACGCTCGATCAGCTGCACCTTGAGCTGCTGGGCCGCCTCCTGCGCGGAGGCGAAGGCCTTCACGGCGATCGAATTGCCTGGATTGTACGGGGTGAAGACGCGCGCGAGCTTCGGCATGATCGCCTTGAGCAGCTCCAGTCGCTTCGCGGTGACGTCGGCCTGTCGGCCAAAGACCCCGGTCAGCCGCCCGCCGGGTTTCCGGAAGCTCGCCACGAGACCGGACTCGACCGGATCCGTGCCCGCGTAGAAGACGATGGGCACGCGGCTCGTGGCTTTCTTGACGGCCAGCGCGGTGGAGGAGGACACGGCGAAGATCAGGTCGACCTTGTCGGCCTCGAGCTGGCGCGCGGCGGCCTCCACCACCGTGATGACTCCCTTGGCGTCGGTCACCTTGAGGGCGTAGTGCTTCCCCTCCTCGAGCCCGCCTTCACGGAGCCCCTCGCGCAGCCCCTCGATCGCCTCCGAGTACGGGCCGCCCTGCTCCACCACTCCGATGCGATAGACACGCGCGCCTTGCGCGCCGGCCGGAGGGGCGACGAGGGAGAGGGCGAGCAGGGCGAGACCCGTCGCGAGCAGCGCGGCCAGGCGCGCCCGGCGCATGGAGCGTTACCCCTTGGCCCCCTTTGCCGCGCGCTCCGCCAGGTCCTTGAGCCCGGCCTGAATCCAGGGGAAGAACGGCGTCATCACCGCGCGCACGCCGAGCTTGGTGTAGCGCTCGACGTTGCCCAGGTTCACCAGCGTGCCCGCGACGCGGCCGGCCCTGACGATGGTGCCGATGGCGTCGTCGATCGCCTTCTGCACGTCGGGATGCGTCATCTGGCCGATGTGGCCCATGGAGGCG encodes:
- a CDS encoding ABC transporter substrate-binding protein; protein product: MLPITLTCGDYARIMPLATGEVKPEGIALTMVLGSRGSWPARADMISRAVSDPAVQGGEWSMAQYLYRIDKGDHRFVGLPVFPLRNFTARDLYVRQGGPVRRPEDLQGKRIGMYSWSASGSLWYRHFLRYVGIDPAKVEWWVGDIDTPWSAQPMDAAGLPAGLRTPPAGRSLSDLLIAGELEAIYSPPRPARFHPTRGPIVRLFPDFRAIESEYYTKTGAFPPQHLIILRREAWDANRWIAKSLTDAFIAANDSFTASQRGFPYATPWTEAELEHTDAVMGEDFHPHGYEKNRKQIEMFAEEAFKLGLTSRLITPEEYFADFLKGA
- the yqeC gene encoding selenium cofactor biosynthesis protein YqeC — its product is MTARQPLSAALGLKRDEAVGIVGGGGKSAAMFRLAREVTEGGGRAITTTTTHIFASQLALAPAHLLDAEVTRRRLQAALDEHRHVLITGPTNPETKRTAGISRGRFHELRAWCPDACLLTEADGSRMHPFKAPAEHEPVIPVETTLVLLVVGADVLGAPLDAEHVHRPERVSLLSGARPGATVTPEVVARVLAHPDGGRKGVPPAARLIVVVNKVETLDDRAPARDTAERLLREPAIEAVLLTTLREEQPVLEVFAR
- a CDS encoding ABC transporter substrate-binding protein, with protein sequence MRRARLAALLATGLALLALSLVAPPAGAQGARVYRIGVVEQGGPYSEAIEGLREGLREGGLEEGKHYALKVTDAKGVITVVEAAARQLEADKVDLIFAVSSSTALAVKKATSRVPIVFYAGTDPVESGLVASFRKPGGRLTGVFGRQADVTAKRLELLKAIMPKLARVFTPYNPGNSIAVKAFASAQEAAQQLKVQLIERRVATPDELRTAVRAIKPGEVEALFYVPDAMVTSQVDMIIETAREKRFATMFTDTSTVARGALASYGISFRAVGKLAAKHVQRVLKGTVPGDIPVEQMDRLHFAINLKTAKEIGLTVPHPVLMRADQVVQ